A segment of the Chryseobacterium scophthalmum genome:
GGTGAAACCATCGTTATTGAACCTTGGAGAAGTGCTGCGTTCCCTGTTATCAAAGACTTAATGGTAGACAGAAGCGCATTCGACAGAGTAATGGCTGCAGGTGGATTTATCTCGGTAAATACTTCAGGAAATACTTTGGATGCAAATGCAATTCCGGTTCCTAAAGAAGATGCAGACAAAGCAATGGATGCTGCAGCTTGTATCGGTTGTGGAGCTTGTGTGGCAACTTGTAAAAACGGTTCTGCAATGTTGTTCGTTGGAGCTAAAGTTTCTCAGTATGCACTTTTACCTCAAGGTAGAGTAGAAGCGAAACGTAGAGTTCTAAACATGGTGAAAGCTATGGACGAAGAAGGTTTCGGTAACTGTTCAAATACAGGAGCTTGTGAAGTAGAATGTCCTAAAGGAATTTCTCTTGAAAATATCGCAAGAATGAACAGAGAATACATGGCTGCTTATGCAGACAGAGGATAATCTGTTTTAAAATAAATTATAAAAAATCGTCTTCCGCTGTGGAGACGATTTTTTTAGTTAAATCTTTCATAAATTACCTTCAAATATTGCATTTAGTATATTTGAAAAACTTATTTTTGCTAAATTATTTAAAATCAAAAATGAAAAAATATCTTTTGTTGTTTGTCATTGCAATATTCGCAATGTCTTGTTCAAAAAAAGTTGAAGTAAAAGGAAAAATCGCAGGAAGTTCCCCATTAGAGAGAATTGAGTTTGTAG
Coding sequences within it:
- a CDS encoding succinate dehydrogenase/fumarate reductase iron-sulfur subunit, with amino-acid sequence MSAKKGLHLTLKIWRQKNTKTKGQFETYKISDVSTDSSFLEMLDILNENLINEGKEPIAFDHDCREGICGMCSLYINGRAHGPDTGITTCQLHMRMFKDGETIVIEPWRSAAFPVIKDLMVDRSAFDRVMAAGGFISVNTSGNTLDANAIPVPKEDADKAMDAAACIGCGACVATCKNGSAMLFVGAKVSQYALLPQGRVEAKRRVLNMVKAMDEEGFGNCSNTGACEVECPKGISLENIARMNREYMAAYADRG